In a single window of the Salmo trutta chromosome 21, fSalTru1.1, whole genome shotgun sequence genome:
- the LOC115156656 gene encoding NACHT, LRR and PYD domains-containing protein 12 isoform X1, with translation MDASSPAPPTPVPERLLAILQQLSSEELKSFQWYLKRRVSGGSSPIPVSRLENAKREDTVDQMVHAYREAGALEITHHILRKIKRNDLAVPMSGTEHQATAGVSAIPTRPNLNTGTVPVQDVQDASADLSNHTEPGDHVKKHTLTSVNSTDDGPSYEDVEKYRRKFQYKLKEKIQHVFEGVPKQGKKTLLNKIYTELYITEGGSEEVNNEHEVRQIEIASITPASTEEKLIECNNIFKFVTGQDKPTRTVLTKGVAGIGKTFSVLKFILDWAEGKANQDIQFIFSLPFRELNLVRNKLLSLVDLVHECIREAKVIKKEFLYQIFTKLQDSGNPNYNESKYKVLFVLDGLDECRLPLDYKKNDSWDKATEPTLVDVLLKSLINGNLLPSARLWITSRPAASNQIPSGCVDQVTEVRGFNDPQKEEYFRKRFSDENLANRIISHIKTSRSLHIMCHIPVFCWISATVLERILNTDTNGEIPKTLTQLFLGLLVFHAKQMNEKYNEKGEGDPHWDKESIMALGKLAFQQLKNGNLIFYESDLQECDINAREASVRLGVFTQLFREDYGPFQEKVYSFVHLSIQEFLAALYVFLSFNNSNVNLMNKDHSAIRKILRKFTLKPAFTFHKSAVDKALRGKNGHLDLFLRFLLGLSLESNQSHLHGLLTPTRSTRSSSQCHEQTVKYIKRKIRKNHSPEKCINLFHCLNELNDHSLVKEIQNYLSSGNVSREELSPAQWSALVFVLLTSEEELVVFDLKKYSRSEKGLLRLLPVVKASRTSLLNGCNLTERCCEALASALNSSHLRELDLSDNNLLMDSGVKLLAVGLENPHCKLETLRLSFCGVTAKGCASLASVLKSNSSNLRELDLSDNDLRNSGAELLSAGLENPHCKLETLRLSFCGVAKKGCASLASALRSNPSHLRELDLSYNHSGVNLLSAILEDPCCKLEKLNMGHGDFTTQPGQIKYARNLTLDPNTAHRRLSLSEGNRKVTWVDEKQRYPDHPERFGNCEQVLCREGLSGPGPCYWEADWNGEWAVIGMAYKGISRTGGRKDCVLGYNRKSWSLESSNHSNTTWHNNNYTEFPVQSSPYYRVGVYLDWQAGILSFCRVSSNLRTHLYTFHTKFTEPLYPGFYVGSGSSVTLR, from the exons ATGGACGCCTCATCACCTGCTCCACCCACACCTGTCCCAGAGCGGTTGCTAGCTATTCTTCAACAACTGTCCAGTGAGGAGTTGAAGTCATTTCAGTGGTACCTGAAGCGGCGCGTTTCGGGTGGCTCATCTCCCATCCCAGTTAGCAGGCTGGAAAATGCTAAAAGAGAGGACACCGTGGATCAGATGGTACATGCCTATAGGGAAGCTGGTGCTCTGGAGATTACGCACCATATTCTGCGGAAGATTAAACGGAATGATCTAGCTG TTCCAATGTCAGGGACAGAACACCAAGCCACAGCAGGAGTCTCAGCCATACCAACCAGGCCCAACCTGAACACAGGCACCGTACCAGTTCAGGATGTTCAGGATGCTTCTGCAGATCTCTCCAACCACACTGAGCCTGGAGACCATGTTAAGAAACATACACTCACCTCTGTTAACTCTACAGATGATG GTCCTTCATATGAAGATGTTGAGAAGTACCGACGTAAATTCcaatacaaactgaaggaaaagaTTCAGCATGTATTTGAGGGGGTGCCAAAACAGGGAAAGaaaacacttctcaataagatctacacagaactctacatcacagagggtggaagtgaagaggtcaataatgaacatgaggtaaGACAGATTGAGATCGCATCCATCACACCAGCATCAACAGAAGAAAAGTTGATCGAATGCAATAACATCTTTAAATTtgtaactggacaagacaaacctaccagaactgtgctgacgaagggagtcgctggcattggaaaaacattCTCTGTACTTAAGTTCAttttggactgggctgaaggaaaagcaaatcaagATATCCAGTTCATATTTTCACTGCCTTTTCGAGAGCTAAATTTGGTGAGGAATAAATTGCTGAGTTTAGTGGATCTTGTTCATGAATGCATCAGAGAGGCAAAGGTGATTAAGAAGGAATTTCTCTATCAGATTTTCACAAAATTACAAGACTCAGGAAACCCAAACTACAATGAGAGCAAGTACAAAGTTCTATTTGTCCTTGATGGTCTAGATGAGTGTCGATTGCCTCTAGACTACAAGAAAAATGATAGCTGGGATAAAGCTACAGAGCCAACCTTAGTGGATGTACTTCTGAAATCCCTCATCAATgggaatctgcttccctctgctcgcCTCTGGATAACCTCTAGACCTGCAGCATCCAATCAGATTCCATCTGGGTGTGTTGACCAAGTGACAGaagtacgagggttcaatgacccacagaaggaggagtacttcaggaagagattcagtgatgagaatCTGGCaaacagaatcatctcacacattaAGACATCAAGGAGTCTCCACATAATGTGCCACAtaccagtcttctgttggatctcAGCTACAGTTCTGGAGCGCATATTGAATACAGATACGAATGGAGAAATACCAAAGACTCTGACTCAATTATTCCTTGGTTTACTGGTGTTTCATGCTAAACAGATGAACGAGAAATATAATGAGAAAGGTGAGGGAGATCCACACTGGGATAAAGAGAGCATTATggcactgggaaaactggcttttcaacagctaaAAAATGGCAACCTAATTTTCTATGAGTCAGATCTGCAAGAGTGTGACATTAATGCCAGAGAAGCTTCGGTTCGCTTGGGAGTGTTCACACAGCTCTTCAGAGAGGATTATGGGCCGTTCCAGGAGAAGGTGTACAGCTTCGTGCATCTGAGCAtccaggagtttctggctgcgtTGTATGTCTTTTTATCATTCAACAACAGCAATGTAAACCTAATGAACAAAGACCATTCCGCCATCAGAAAAATTCTTAGGAAGTTTACATTAAAACCTGCCTTCACCTTtcacaagagtgctgtggataaagccttacggGGTAAGAATGGAcacctggacctgttcctccgcttccttctgggcctctcactagAGTCCAATCAGTCTCACTTACACGGCCTACTGACACCGACAAGGAGCACGAGAAGCAGCTCTCAGTGCCATGAGCAAACAGTCAAGTACATAAAGAGGAAGATCAGAAAGAATCACTCTCCAGAGAagtgcatcaatctgttccactgtctaaATGAACTAAATGACCATTCACTGGTGAAGGAGATCCAAAACTACCTGAGCTCAGGAAATGTCTCCAGAGAAGAACtctcacctgcacagtggtcagctctggtctttgtgttgttGACTTCAGAAGAGGAGCTGGTTGTCTTTGatctgaagaaatactccagatcagaaaAGGGGCTTCTGAGACTGTTGCCAGTCGTCAAAGCCTCCAGAACATCTCT ACTGAATGGATGTAACCTCACAGAGAGATGCTGTGAAGCTTTAGCCTCAGCTCTCAACTCCTCCCACCtcagagagctggacctgagtgacAACAACCTGCTGATGGATTCAGGAGTCAAGCTGCTCGCTGTTGGACTGGAGAATCCGCACTGTAAACTTGAGACACTGAG GTTGTCATTTTGTGGAGTCACAGCGAAAGGCTGTGCTTCTTTGGCCTCAGTTCTAAAGTCAAACTCTTCaaacctgagagagctggacctgagtgacAATGACCTGCGGAATTCAGGAGCGGAACTGCTCTCGGCTGGACTGGAGAATCCACACTGTAAGCTTGAGacactgag GCTGTCATTCTGTGGAGTCGCAAAGAAAGGCTGTGCTTCCCTggcctcagctctgaggtcaaacccctcacacctgagagagctggacctgagctacaatcactcAGGAGTGAATCTGCTCTCTGCTATATTAGAGGATCCCTGCTGTaaactggagaaactcaa CATGGGACATGGAGATTTCACAACCCAACCAGGTCAAATTAAAT ATGCACGtaatctcacactggacccaaacactgCACACAgacgcctctctctgtctgaggggaacagaaaggtgacatgggtGGATGAGAAGCAGcggtatcctgatcacccagagagatttgggAACTGtgaacaggtgctgtgtagagagggtctatcTGGGCCTGGGCCCTGTTACTGGGAGGCAGATTGGAATGGGGAATGGGCTGTTATAGGAATggcatataaaggaatcagcaggacaGGAGGGCGTAAAGACTGTGTGCTTGGATACAATCGTAAGTCTTGGAGTTTGGAGTCCTCTAATCACAGTAACACCACCTGGCACAATAATAACTACACTGAGTTTCCTGTCCAATCCTCCCCTTActacagagtaggagtgtatctggactggcaggcCGGCATTCTGTCCTTCTGCAGAGTCTCATCGAACTTACGGACACACCTGTACACATTCCACACCaaattcactgagcccctctacccAGGGTTTTATGTCGGGAGTGGCTCCTCAGTGACTCTGAGGTAA
- the LOC115156656 gene encoding NACHT, LRR and PYD domains-containing protein 3 isoform X2 — protein MDASSPAPPTPVPERLLAILQQLSSEELKSFQWYLKRRVSGGSSPIPVSRLENAKREDTVDQMVHAYREAGALEITHHILRKIKRNDLAVPMSGTEHQATAGVSAIPTRPNLNTGTVPVQDVQDASADLSNHTEPGDHVKKHTLTSVNSTDDGPSYEDVEKYRRKFQYKLKEKIQHVFEGVPKQGKKTLLNKIYTELYITEGGSEEVNNEHEVRQIEIASITPASTEEKLIECNNIFKFVTGQDKPTRTVLTKGVAGIGKTFSVLKFILDWAEGKANQDIQFIFSLPFRELNLVRNKLLSLVDLVHECIREAKVIKKEFLYQIFTKLQDSGNPNYNESKYKVLFVLDGLDECRLPLDYKKNDSWDKATEPTLVDVLLKSLINGNLLPSARLWITSRPAASNQIPSGCVDQVTEVRGFNDPQKEEYFRKRFSDENLANRIISHIKTSRSLHIMCHIPVFCWISATVLERILNTDTNGEIPKTLTQLFLGLLVFHAKQMNEKYNEKGEGDPHWDKESIMALGKLAFQQLKNGNLIFYESDLQECDINAREASVRLGVFTQLFREDYGPFQEKVYSFVHLSIQEFLAALYVFLSFNNSNVNLMNKDHSAIRKILRKFTLKPAFTFHKSAVDKALRGKNGHLDLFLRFLLGLSLESNQSHLHGLLTPTRSTRSSSQCHEQTVKYIKRKIRKNHSPEKCINLFHCLNELNDHSLVKEIQNYLSSGNVSREELSPAQWSALVFVLLTSEEELVVFDLKKYSRSEKGLLRLLPVVKASRTSLELDLSDNNLLMDSGVKLLAVGLENPHCKLETLRLSFCGVTAKGCASLASVLKSNSSNLRELDLSDNDLRNSGAELLSAGLENPHCKLETLRLSFCGVAKKGCASLASALRSNPSHLRELDLSYNHSGVNLLSAILEDPCCKLEKLNMGHGDFTTQPGQIKYARNLTLDPNTAHRRLSLSEGNRKVTWVDEKQRYPDHPERFGNCEQVLCREGLSGPGPCYWEADWNGEWAVIGMAYKGISRTGGRKDCVLGYNRKSWSLESSNHSNTTWHNNNYTEFPVQSSPYYRVGVYLDWQAGILSFCRVSSNLRTHLYTFHTKFTEPLYPGFYVGSGSSVTLR, from the exons ATGGACGCCTCATCACCTGCTCCACCCACACCTGTCCCAGAGCGGTTGCTAGCTATTCTTCAACAACTGTCCAGTGAGGAGTTGAAGTCATTTCAGTGGTACCTGAAGCGGCGCGTTTCGGGTGGCTCATCTCCCATCCCAGTTAGCAGGCTGGAAAATGCTAAAAGAGAGGACACCGTGGATCAGATGGTACATGCCTATAGGGAAGCTGGTGCTCTGGAGATTACGCACCATATTCTGCGGAAGATTAAACGGAATGATCTAGCTG TTCCAATGTCAGGGACAGAACACCAAGCCACAGCAGGAGTCTCAGCCATACCAACCAGGCCCAACCTGAACACAGGCACCGTACCAGTTCAGGATGTTCAGGATGCTTCTGCAGATCTCTCCAACCACACTGAGCCTGGAGACCATGTTAAGAAACATACACTCACCTCTGTTAACTCTACAGATGATG GTCCTTCATATGAAGATGTTGAGAAGTACCGACGTAAATTCcaatacaaactgaaggaaaagaTTCAGCATGTATTTGAGGGGGTGCCAAAACAGGGAAAGaaaacacttctcaataagatctacacagaactctacatcacagagggtggaagtgaagaggtcaataatgaacatgaggtaaGACAGATTGAGATCGCATCCATCACACCAGCATCAACAGAAGAAAAGTTGATCGAATGCAATAACATCTTTAAATTtgtaactggacaagacaaacctaccagaactgtgctgacgaagggagtcgctggcattggaaaaacattCTCTGTACTTAAGTTCAttttggactgggctgaaggaaaagcaaatcaagATATCCAGTTCATATTTTCACTGCCTTTTCGAGAGCTAAATTTGGTGAGGAATAAATTGCTGAGTTTAGTGGATCTTGTTCATGAATGCATCAGAGAGGCAAAGGTGATTAAGAAGGAATTTCTCTATCAGATTTTCACAAAATTACAAGACTCAGGAAACCCAAACTACAATGAGAGCAAGTACAAAGTTCTATTTGTCCTTGATGGTCTAGATGAGTGTCGATTGCCTCTAGACTACAAGAAAAATGATAGCTGGGATAAAGCTACAGAGCCAACCTTAGTGGATGTACTTCTGAAATCCCTCATCAATgggaatctgcttccctctgctcgcCTCTGGATAACCTCTAGACCTGCAGCATCCAATCAGATTCCATCTGGGTGTGTTGACCAAGTGACAGaagtacgagggttcaatgacccacagaaggaggagtacttcaggaagagattcagtgatgagaatCTGGCaaacagaatcatctcacacattaAGACATCAAGGAGTCTCCACATAATGTGCCACAtaccagtcttctgttggatctcAGCTACAGTTCTGGAGCGCATATTGAATACAGATACGAATGGAGAAATACCAAAGACTCTGACTCAATTATTCCTTGGTTTACTGGTGTTTCATGCTAAACAGATGAACGAGAAATATAATGAGAAAGGTGAGGGAGATCCACACTGGGATAAAGAGAGCATTATggcactgggaaaactggcttttcaacagctaaAAAATGGCAACCTAATTTTCTATGAGTCAGATCTGCAAGAGTGTGACATTAATGCCAGAGAAGCTTCGGTTCGCTTGGGAGTGTTCACACAGCTCTTCAGAGAGGATTATGGGCCGTTCCAGGAGAAGGTGTACAGCTTCGTGCATCTGAGCAtccaggagtttctggctgcgtTGTATGTCTTTTTATCATTCAACAACAGCAATGTAAACCTAATGAACAAAGACCATTCCGCCATCAGAAAAATTCTTAGGAAGTTTACATTAAAACCTGCCTTCACCTTtcacaagagtgctgtggataaagccttacggGGTAAGAATGGAcacctggacctgttcctccgcttccttctgggcctctcactagAGTCCAATCAGTCTCACTTACACGGCCTACTGACACCGACAAGGAGCACGAGAAGCAGCTCTCAGTGCCATGAGCAAACAGTCAAGTACATAAAGAGGAAGATCAGAAAGAATCACTCTCCAGAGAagtgcatcaatctgttccactgtctaaATGAACTAAATGACCATTCACTGGTGAAGGAGATCCAAAACTACCTGAGCTCAGGAAATGTCTCCAGAGAAGAACtctcacctgcacagtggtcagctctggtctttgtgttgttGACTTCAGAAGAGGAGCTGGTTGTCTTTGatctgaagaaatactccagatcagaaaAGGGGCTTCTGAGACTGTTGCCAGTCGTCAAAGCCTCCAGAACATCTCT agagctggacctgagtgacAACAACCTGCTGATGGATTCAGGAGTCAAGCTGCTCGCTGTTGGACTGGAGAATCCGCACTGTAAACTTGAGACACTGAG GTTGTCATTTTGTGGAGTCACAGCGAAAGGCTGTGCTTCTTTGGCCTCAGTTCTAAAGTCAAACTCTTCaaacctgagagagctggacctgagtgacAATGACCTGCGGAATTCAGGAGCGGAACTGCTCTCGGCTGGACTGGAGAATCCACACTGTAAGCTTGAGacactgag GCTGTCATTCTGTGGAGTCGCAAAGAAAGGCTGTGCTTCCCTggcctcagctctgaggtcaaacccctcacacctgagagagctggacctgagctacaatcactcAGGAGTGAATCTGCTCTCTGCTATATTAGAGGATCCCTGCTGTaaactggagaaactcaa CATGGGACATGGAGATTTCACAACCCAACCAGGTCAAATTAAAT ATGCACGtaatctcacactggacccaaacactgCACACAgacgcctctctctgtctgaggggaacagaaaggtgacatgggtGGATGAGAAGCAGcggtatcctgatcacccagagagatttgggAACTGtgaacaggtgctgtgtagagagggtctatcTGGGCCTGGGCCCTGTTACTGGGAGGCAGATTGGAATGGGGAATGGGCTGTTATAGGAATggcatataaaggaatcagcaggacaGGAGGGCGTAAAGACTGTGTGCTTGGATACAATCGTAAGTCTTGGAGTTTGGAGTCCTCTAATCACAGTAACACCACCTGGCACAATAATAACTACACTGAGTTTCCTGTCCAATCCTCCCCTTActacagagtaggagtgtatctggactggcaggcCGGCATTCTGTCCTTCTGCAGAGTCTCATCGAACTTACGGACACACCTGTACACATTCCACACCaaattcactgagcccctctacccAGGGTTTTATGTCGGGAGTGGCTCCTCAGTGACTCTGAGGTAA